From the genome of Nasonia vitripennis strain AsymCx chromosome 1, Nvit_psr_1.1, whole genome shotgun sequence, one region includes:
- the LOC100119598 gene encoding tubulin delta chain: protein MLTIQFGQCGNQLGHSLFRQLSADLDAKDTGISKQANSTYTEKSFEKWFTSINRDGKRLARAVLVDTEHKVVNKICSNSSDRWTYRSQNLICQSSGGSANNWAYGSLVKGPQLKNDVLEISRKEIEKTDSFDGILLLLSSAGGTGSGVGSYTAELLRDEFPNKSIVGSIVLPFTAGEVGVQNYNTMLTLAKFSESVDLSLLFQNEQIHTICTSVLKNGETKLFDINDVISKKLCAVFQPVNDDWCTANYLTSTVASHPSYKMATIKSTPYVSPKVSQYESFYHWRLYVQHLKETLRNTSSVDAETKAPSQSASARSAHSYSRSVSNLLVSRGKISENDPMTCDELRGKDLYVDWIASGERLTHLSQERRLLNQEKFLALVTNNSQIHQTLDGIVDKAWNTYVHSAFLHQYKKFGLEEDDFLEAFAKIENVIKDYKNL from the coding sequence ATGCTCACAATTCAATTTGGACAATGCGGAAATCAACTGGGCCACTCGCTGTTTCGACAGCTATCAGCCGATCTGGATGCAAAGGATACAGGTATTTCGAAACAGGCTAACAGTACTTACACGGAGAAGAGCTTTGAAAAATGGTTCACAAGCATAAACAGAGATGGGAAGCGTCTCGCTAGAGCAGTGCTGGTAGACACGGAGCACAAGGTTGTCAACAAAATTTGCAGCAACTCATCTGATCGATGGACCTATCGGTCACAAAATTTGATTTGCCAGTCTAGTGGAGGGTCTGCCAATAACTGGGCTTACGGTTCGTTAGTCAAAGGACCTCAGCTCAAAAATGATGTGTTGGAAATTAGCAGAAAGGAGATCGAGAAGACAGATTCTTTCGATGGAATATTGCTACTGTTGAGTTCAGCTGGAGGAACGGGATCGGGTGTTGGTAGCTATACTGCTGAGTTACTCAGAGACGAGTTTCCTAACAAGAGCATCGTCGGTTCGATTGTCCTGCCTTTCACAGCTGGAGAAGTTGGAGTGCAAAATTATAACACTATGTTGACACTGGCAAAATTCTCAGAGTCAGTAGATTTAAGTCTTTTATTTCAGAATGAACAGATACATACGATATGTACgagtgttttaaaaaatggagAGACCAAATTGTTCGATATTAACGATGTAATATCAAAGAAATTGTGCGCTGTCTTCCAGCCTGTGAACGATGACTGGTGCACCGCCAATTATCTAACTTCCACAGTTGCCAGCCACCCCAGTTATAAAATGGCGACCATTAAGAGCACACCGTATGTCTCGCCAAAAGTCAGCCAGTACGAGTCCTTTTACCATTGGAGACTGTACGTACAACACTTGAAGGAGACACTGCGAAATACTTCTTCAGTAGATGCAGAAACAAAAGCACCATCTCAATCCGCAAGCGCCAGATCTGCCCATTCGTATTCCAGATCTGTATCGAATCTCCTAGTGTCTAGAGGTAAAATAAGCGAAAACGACCCAATGACTTGTGACGAGTTACGGGGCAAGGATTTGTACGTCGATTGGATTGCATCCGGCGAAAGATTAACTCACCTGAGTCAAGAGAGAAGACTTTTAAATCAAGAGAAGTTTTTAGCTCTCGTCACGAATAATTCACAGATTCACCAAACCCTCGATGGCATCGTCGATAAGGCCTGGAACACGTATGTACATTCGGCATTTTTACATCAGTACAAAAAGTTTGGATTAGAAGAGGATGACTTTTTGGAAGCTTTCGCAAAGATCGAAAACGTGATTAAGGATTACAAGAATCTCTGA
- the LOC100119638 gene encoding peptidoglycan-recognition protein LC isoform X2 produces the protein MILEEQHQSPDGSSGAIVRPASSNDDENLSSVQVQRGENDGGPAALQLAQLASSGYSNQLAATTSTSSEYDEDEDDSSSGSSVAEDEDIPMDELGQRGWIEKQRMGSEVNGVALPGSDAIQIGQLHATNTQNMHIGQRVFIKSKGDVIIKSVNYTAPISPADEQKQALENGSIHSDKDGIGNFGSTLGPKLSTATDTSDNPLYPSPHGRVAEWCLTRRCTIIICVTALVLLLITVLAVLLSNTGTTNATIPPYNPASPNDTSINNDPTISGVCFVTRVEWGGRPANEPPDKLIQLPPLYVIIIHTVTRFCYTQAQCAPIVQEIQELHMDSWLWDDVGYNFMIGGDGLVYEGRGWDFEGAHTKGFNNRSLSIALIGTFTRMEPTKAQLYATQKLLEYGVENGKIRNDYRLLAHRQCMETESPGEMLYNIIIKWKHWVPSP, from the exons ATGATACTAGAGGAGCAGCATCAGAGCCCCGACGGCAGCAGCGGAGCCATAGTCCGGCCGGCCTCGAGCAACGATGACGAGAACCTGAGCAGCGTCCAGGTCCAGCGGGGGGAGAACGATGGCGGCCCGGCCGCGCTCCAGCTGGCCCAGCTGGCCTCGAGCGGCTACAGCAATCAGCTCGCCGCGACGACCAGCACCAGCTCCGAgtacgacgaggacgaggacgacTCGTCCTCGGGCTCGAGCGTCGCCGAGGACGAGGACATACCCATGGACGAGCTAGGCCAGCGGGGCTGGATCGAGAAGCAGCGGATGGGCTCCGAGGTGAACGGCGTTGCTCTGCCGGGCTCCGACGCCATCCAGATCGGCCAGCTGCACGCCACCAACACGCAGAACATGCACATAGGCCAGCGGGTCTTCATCAAGAGCAAAGGCGACGTGATCATCAAGTCGGTCAACTACACCGCGCCCATCAGCCCCGCGGACGAGCAGAAGCAGGCGCTGGAGAACGGCTCGATCCACTCGGACAAGGACGGCATCGGTAACTTTGGATCGACGCTGGGTCCGAAGCTATCCACCGCCACCGACACCTCCGACAATCCGCTCTATCCGTCACCCCATGGCAGAG TAGCGGAATGGTGTCTGACAAGGAGGTGTACAATTATCATATGCGTCACAGCGTTGGTCCTACTGCTGATAACCGTACTTGCCGTTTTGTTATCGAACACAGGTACGACAAATGCGACGATTCCACCCTACAACCCGGCTTCACCAAACGATACGTCAATCAATAATG ATCCAACAATATCTGGCGTGTGTTTTGTGACCCGAGTCGAATGGGGAGGTCGACCTGCTAACGAACCACCCGACAAGCTCATACAGCTGCCACCTCTCTACGTGATAATCATTCATACGGTGACAAGATTCTGTTACACTCAGGCACAATGTGCACCGATCGTCCAGGAAATCCAGGAACTACACATGGATAGTTGGTTATGGGACGATGTAGGCTACAACTTCATGATCGGCGGCGATGGTCTTGTTTATGAAGGTCGAGGCTGGGACTTTGAGGGAGCTCATACTAAAGGCTTCAACAACAGGAGCTTAAGCATTGCATTAATCGGCACTTTCACCAGAATGGAGCCAACAAAAGCACAGCTATACGCGACTCAGAAGTTGCTTGAGTACGGCGTGGAGAACGGCAAGATAAGAAATGACTACAGGTTATTAGCGCACAGGCAGTGTATGGAAACAGAGAGTCCTGGAGAGATGCTGTACAATATCATTATTAAGTGGAAACATTGGGTACCCTCGCCGTGA
- the LOC100119638 gene encoding peptidoglycan-recognition protein LC isoform X3, which yields MILEEQHQSPDGSSGAIVRPASSNDDENLSSVQVQRGENDGGPAALQLAQLASSGYSNQLAATTSTSSEYDEDEDDSSSGSSVAEDEDIPMDELGQRGWIEKQRMGSEVNGVALPGSDAIQIGQLHATNTQNMHIGQRVFIKSKGDVIIKSVNYTAPISPADEQKQALENGSIHSDKDGIGNFGSTLGPKLSTATDTSDNPLYPSPHGRVAEWCLTRRCTIIICVTALVLLLITVLAVLLSNTGTTNATIPPYNPASPNDTSINNDDDDNELFVQRSQWRGRQPKRAAQPLRVHPPKKVIIYHTVTGFCSTKLKCSQIVRGIQEFHMDEQDYADIGYNFLIGGDGRVYVGRGWGVVGAHTYGQNSISIGVAFIGDYRYRNPTLQQVDAANKLFEIGVQEKELAEDYKVLGHRQVAVTASPGDKLYNIMTTWQHWSPDP from the exons ATGATACTAGAGGAGCAGCATCAGAGCCCCGACGGCAGCAGCGGAGCCATAGTCCGGCCGGCCTCGAGCAACGATGACGAGAACCTGAGCAGCGTCCAGGTCCAGCGGGGGGAGAACGATGGCGGCCCGGCCGCGCTCCAGCTGGCCCAGCTGGCCTCGAGCGGCTACAGCAATCAGCTCGCCGCGACGACCAGCACCAGCTCCGAgtacgacgaggacgaggacgacTCGTCCTCGGGCTCGAGCGTCGCCGAGGACGAGGACATACCCATGGACGAGCTAGGCCAGCGGGGCTGGATCGAGAAGCAGCGGATGGGCTCCGAGGTGAACGGCGTTGCTCTGCCGGGCTCCGACGCCATCCAGATCGGCCAGCTGCACGCCACCAACACGCAGAACATGCACATAGGCCAGCGGGTCTTCATCAAGAGCAAAGGCGACGTGATCATCAAGTCGGTCAACTACACCGCGCCCATCAGCCCCGCGGACGAGCAGAAGCAGGCGCTGGAGAACGGCTCGATCCACTCGGACAAGGACGGCATCGGTAACTTTGGATCGACGCTGGGTCCGAAGCTATCCACCGCCACCGACACCTCCGACAATCCGCTCTATCCGTCACCCCATGGCAGAG TAGCGGAATGGTGTCTGACAAGGAGGTGTACAATTATCATATGCGTCACAGCGTTGGTCCTACTGCTGATAACCGTACTTGCCGTTTTGTTATCGAACACAGGTACGACAAATGCGACGATTCCACCCTACAACCCGGCTTCACCAAACGATACGTCAATCAATAATG ATGACGACGATAACGAGCTATTTGTGCAACGATCTCAATGGAGAGGGAGGCAACCTAAACGCGCAGCACAGCCACTACGAGTCCACCCACCGAAAAAGGTGATAATTTATCACACGGTGACAGGATTTTGTTCGACGAAACTCAAGTGCAGTCAGATTGTTCGCGGTATACAGGAATTCCACATGGACGAACAGGACTATGCCGATATTGGCTACAACTTCCTCATAGGGGGCGATGGTCGGGTATATGTAGGACGTGGCTGGGGAGTCGTCGGTGCCCACACTTACGGCCAGAACAGCATCAGTATCGGGGTAGCTTTTATCGGAGACTATCGGTATAGAAATCCAACACTTCAGCAAGTTGACGCCGCAAATAAGCTTTTTGAGATCGGAGTTCAGGAAAAAGAGCTTGCCGAAGATTACAAAGTTCTGGGTCACAGGCAGGTGGCGGTCACTGCAAGTCCTGGAGACAAGTTGTACAACATTATGACAACGTGGCAGCACTGGTCTCCTGATCCCTAA
- the LOC100119638 gene encoding uncharacterized protein LOC100119638 isoform X5: MILEEQHQSPDGSSGAIVRPASSNDDENLSSVQVQRGENDGGPAALQLAQLASSGYSNQLAATTSTSSEYDEDEDDSSSGSSVAEDEDIPMDELGQRGWIEKQRMGSEVNGVALPGSDAIQIGQLHATNTQNMHIGQRVFIKSKGDVIIKSVNYTAPISPADEQKQALENGSIHSDKDGIGNFGSTLGPKLSTATDTSDNPLYPSPHGRVAEWCLTRRCTIIICVTALVLLLITVLAVLLSNTDPTISGVCFVTRVEWGGRPANEPPDKLIQLPPLYVIIIHTVTRFCYTQAQCAPIVQEIQELHMDSWLWDDVGYNFMIGGDGLVYEGRGWDFEGAHTKGFNNRSLSIALIGTFTRMEPTKAQLYATQKLLEYGVENGKIRNDYRLLAHRQCMETESPGEMLYNIIIKWKHWVPSP, encoded by the exons ATGATACTAGAGGAGCAGCATCAGAGCCCCGACGGCAGCAGCGGAGCCATAGTCCGGCCGGCCTCGAGCAACGATGACGAGAACCTGAGCAGCGTCCAGGTCCAGCGGGGGGAGAACGATGGCGGCCCGGCCGCGCTCCAGCTGGCCCAGCTGGCCTCGAGCGGCTACAGCAATCAGCTCGCCGCGACGACCAGCACCAGCTCCGAgtacgacgaggacgaggacgacTCGTCCTCGGGCTCGAGCGTCGCCGAGGACGAGGACATACCCATGGACGAGCTAGGCCAGCGGGGCTGGATCGAGAAGCAGCGGATGGGCTCCGAGGTGAACGGCGTTGCTCTGCCGGGCTCCGACGCCATCCAGATCGGCCAGCTGCACGCCACCAACACGCAGAACATGCACATAGGCCAGCGGGTCTTCATCAAGAGCAAAGGCGACGTGATCATCAAGTCGGTCAACTACACCGCGCCCATCAGCCCCGCGGACGAGCAGAAGCAGGCGCTGGAGAACGGCTCGATCCACTCGGACAAGGACGGCATCGGTAACTTTGGATCGACGCTGGGTCCGAAGCTATCCACCGCCACCGACACCTCCGACAATCCGCTCTATCCGTCACCCCATGGCAGAG TAGCGGAATGGTGTCTGACAAGGAGGTGTACAATTATCATATGCGTCACAGCGTTGGTCCTACTGCTGATAACCGTACTTGCCGTTTTGTTATCGAACACAG ATCCAACAATATCTGGCGTGTGTTTTGTGACCCGAGTCGAATGGGGAGGTCGACCTGCTAACGAACCACCCGACAAGCTCATACAGCTGCCACCTCTCTACGTGATAATCATTCATACGGTGACAAGATTCTGTTACACTCAGGCACAATGTGCACCGATCGTCCAGGAAATCCAGGAACTACACATGGATAGTTGGTTATGGGACGATGTAGGCTACAACTTCATGATCGGCGGCGATGGTCTTGTTTATGAAGGTCGAGGCTGGGACTTTGAGGGAGCTCATACTAAAGGCTTCAACAACAGGAGCTTAAGCATTGCATTAATCGGCACTTTCACCAGAATGGAGCCAACAAAAGCACAGCTATACGCGACTCAGAAGTTGCTTGAGTACGGCGTGGAGAACGGCAAGATAAGAAATGACTACAGGTTATTAGCGCACAGGCAGTGTATGGAAACAGAGAGTCCTGGAGAGATGCTGTACAATATCATTATTAAGTGGAAACATTGGGTACCCTCGCCGTGA
- the LOC100119638 gene encoding peptidoglycan-recognition protein LC isoform X6, whose amino-acid sequence MILEEQHQSPDGSSGAIVRPASSNDDENLSSVQVQRGENDGGPAALQLAQLASSGYSNQLAATTSTSSEYDEDEDDSSSGSSVAEDEDIPMDELGQRGWIEKQRMGSEVNGVALPGSDAIQIGQLHATNTQNMHIGQRVFIKSKGDVIIKSVNYTAPISPADEQKQALENGSIHSDKDGIGNFGSTLGPKLSTATDTSDNPLYPSPHGRVAEWCLTRRCTIIICVTALVLLLITVLAVLLSNTDDDDNELFVQRSQWRGRQPKRAAQPLRVHPPKKVIIYHTVTGFCSTKLKCSQIVRGIQEFHMDEQDYADIGYNFLIGGDGRVYVGRGWGVVGAHTYGQNSISIGVAFIGDYRYRNPTLQQVDAANKLFEIGVQEKELAEDYKVLGHRQVAVTASPGDKLYNIMTTWQHWSPDP is encoded by the exons ATGATACTAGAGGAGCAGCATCAGAGCCCCGACGGCAGCAGCGGAGCCATAGTCCGGCCGGCCTCGAGCAACGATGACGAGAACCTGAGCAGCGTCCAGGTCCAGCGGGGGGAGAACGATGGCGGCCCGGCCGCGCTCCAGCTGGCCCAGCTGGCCTCGAGCGGCTACAGCAATCAGCTCGCCGCGACGACCAGCACCAGCTCCGAgtacgacgaggacgaggacgacTCGTCCTCGGGCTCGAGCGTCGCCGAGGACGAGGACATACCCATGGACGAGCTAGGCCAGCGGGGCTGGATCGAGAAGCAGCGGATGGGCTCCGAGGTGAACGGCGTTGCTCTGCCGGGCTCCGACGCCATCCAGATCGGCCAGCTGCACGCCACCAACACGCAGAACATGCACATAGGCCAGCGGGTCTTCATCAAGAGCAAAGGCGACGTGATCATCAAGTCGGTCAACTACACCGCGCCCATCAGCCCCGCGGACGAGCAGAAGCAGGCGCTGGAGAACGGCTCGATCCACTCGGACAAGGACGGCATCGGTAACTTTGGATCGACGCTGGGTCCGAAGCTATCCACCGCCACCGACACCTCCGACAATCCGCTCTATCCGTCACCCCATGGCAGAG TAGCGGAATGGTGTCTGACAAGGAGGTGTACAATTATCATATGCGTCACAGCGTTGGTCCTACTGCTGATAACCGTACTTGCCGTTTTGTTATCGAACACAG ATGACGACGATAACGAGCTATTTGTGCAACGATCTCAATGGAGAGGGAGGCAACCTAAACGCGCAGCACAGCCACTACGAGTCCACCCACCGAAAAAGGTGATAATTTATCACACGGTGACAGGATTTTGTTCGACGAAACTCAAGTGCAGTCAGATTGTTCGCGGTATACAGGAATTCCACATGGACGAACAGGACTATGCCGATATTGGCTACAACTTCCTCATAGGGGGCGATGGTCGGGTATATGTAGGACGTGGCTGGGGAGTCGTCGGTGCCCACACTTACGGCCAGAACAGCATCAGTATCGGGGTAGCTTTTATCGGAGACTATCGGTATAGAAATCCAACACTTCAGCAAGTTGACGCCGCAAATAAGCTTTTTGAGATCGGAGTTCAGGAAAAAGAGCTTGCCGAAGATTACAAAGTTCTGGGTCACAGGCAGGTGGCGGTCACTGCAAGTCCTGGAGACAAGTTGTACAACATTATGACAACGTGGCAGCACTGGTCTCCTGATCCCTAA
- the LOC100119638 gene encoding peptidoglycan-recognition protein LC isoform X1: protein MILEEQHQSPDGSSGAIVRPASSNDDENLSSVQVQRGENDGGPAALQLAQLASSGYSNQLAATTSTSSEYDEDEDDSSSGSSVAEDEDIPMDELGQRGWIEKQRMGSEVNGVALPGSDAIQIGQLHATNTQNMHIGQRVFIKSKGDVIIKSVNYTAPISPADEQKQALENGSIHSDKDGIGNFGSTLGPKLSTATDTSDNPLYPSPHGRVAEWCLTRRCTIIICVTALVLLLITVLAVLLSNTGTTNATIPPYNPASPNDTSINNDPTIKGVRIVPRVEWGAQPPTKEPTKLKKIPPPYVIISHTASTFCYTQAQCVLTVRVAQTFHIESKGWEDIGYNFLVGGDGNVYEGRGWNIEGAHTFNYNIMSIGISFIGTFNTVAPTKAQVHAATKLIEFGVENGYISKDYKLLGHRQCVKTESPGEVLYNIIKTWDHWSPSP, encoded by the exons ATGATACTAGAGGAGCAGCATCAGAGCCCCGACGGCAGCAGCGGAGCCATAGTCCGGCCGGCCTCGAGCAACGATGACGAGAACCTGAGCAGCGTCCAGGTCCAGCGGGGGGAGAACGATGGCGGCCCGGCCGCGCTCCAGCTGGCCCAGCTGGCCTCGAGCGGCTACAGCAATCAGCTCGCCGCGACGACCAGCACCAGCTCCGAgtacgacgaggacgaggacgacTCGTCCTCGGGCTCGAGCGTCGCCGAGGACGAGGACATACCCATGGACGAGCTAGGCCAGCGGGGCTGGATCGAGAAGCAGCGGATGGGCTCCGAGGTGAACGGCGTTGCTCTGCCGGGCTCCGACGCCATCCAGATCGGCCAGCTGCACGCCACCAACACGCAGAACATGCACATAGGCCAGCGGGTCTTCATCAAGAGCAAAGGCGACGTGATCATCAAGTCGGTCAACTACACCGCGCCCATCAGCCCCGCGGACGAGCAGAAGCAGGCGCTGGAGAACGGCTCGATCCACTCGGACAAGGACGGCATCGGTAACTTTGGATCGACGCTGGGTCCGAAGCTATCCACCGCCACCGACACCTCCGACAATCCGCTCTATCCGTCACCCCATGGCAGAG TAGCGGAATGGTGTCTGACAAGGAGGTGTACAATTATCATATGCGTCACAGCGTTGGTCCTACTGCTGATAACCGTACTTGCCGTTTTGTTATCGAACACAGGTACGACAAATGCGACGATTCCACCCTACAACCCGGCTTCACCAAACGATACGTCAATCAATAATG ATCCGACAATCAAGGGCGTTCGAATCGTGCCCAGAGTCGAGTGGGGTGCGCAGCCTCCCACAAAGGAACCGACGAAGCTGAAAAAAATACCTCCGCCCTACGTGATAATCAGCCATACGGCCTCGACTTTCTGCTATACCCAGGCCCAGTGTGTCCTCACCGTCCGAGTAGCTCAGACCTTCCACATCGAGTCCAAGGGCTGGGAAGACATCGGCTACAACTTTTTGGTGGGCGGTGACGGTAATGTTTACGAGGGACGAGGTTGGAATATCGAGGGTGCTCACACCTTCAACTACAACATCATGAGCATCGGCATATCGTTCATCGGCACCTTCAACACGGTCGCGCCGACCAAGGCTCAGGTTCACGCGGCAACGAAGCTCATCGAGTTCGGCGTCGAGAATGGCTATATAAGCAAGGATTATAAACTGCTGGGACACAGACAGTGCGTTAAGACTGAGAGCCCTGGAGAAGTGCTCTATAATATCATCAAGACTTGGGATCACTGGTCACCCTCCCCATGA
- the LOC100119638 gene encoding peptidoglycan-recognition protein LD isoform X4 has product MILEEQHQSPDGSSGAIVRPASSNDDENLSSVQVQRGENDGGPAALQLAQLASSGYSNQLAATTSTSSEYDEDEDDSSSGSSVAEDEDIPMDELGQRGWIEKQRMGSEVNGVALPGSDAIQIGQLHATNTQNMHIGQRVFIKSKGDVIIKSVNYTAPISPADEQKQALENGSIHSDKDGIGNFGSTLGPKLSTATDTSDNPLYPSPHGRVAEWCLTRRCTIIICVTALVLLLITVLAVLLSNTDPTIKGVRIVPRVEWGAQPPTKEPTKLKKIPPPYVIISHTASTFCYTQAQCVLTVRVAQTFHIESKGWEDIGYNFLVGGDGNVYEGRGWNIEGAHTFNYNIMSIGISFIGTFNTVAPTKAQVHAATKLIEFGVENGYISKDYKLLGHRQCVKTESPGEVLYNIIKTWDHWSPSP; this is encoded by the exons ATGATACTAGAGGAGCAGCATCAGAGCCCCGACGGCAGCAGCGGAGCCATAGTCCGGCCGGCCTCGAGCAACGATGACGAGAACCTGAGCAGCGTCCAGGTCCAGCGGGGGGAGAACGATGGCGGCCCGGCCGCGCTCCAGCTGGCCCAGCTGGCCTCGAGCGGCTACAGCAATCAGCTCGCCGCGACGACCAGCACCAGCTCCGAgtacgacgaggacgaggacgacTCGTCCTCGGGCTCGAGCGTCGCCGAGGACGAGGACATACCCATGGACGAGCTAGGCCAGCGGGGCTGGATCGAGAAGCAGCGGATGGGCTCCGAGGTGAACGGCGTTGCTCTGCCGGGCTCCGACGCCATCCAGATCGGCCAGCTGCACGCCACCAACACGCAGAACATGCACATAGGCCAGCGGGTCTTCATCAAGAGCAAAGGCGACGTGATCATCAAGTCGGTCAACTACACCGCGCCCATCAGCCCCGCGGACGAGCAGAAGCAGGCGCTGGAGAACGGCTCGATCCACTCGGACAAGGACGGCATCGGTAACTTTGGATCGACGCTGGGTCCGAAGCTATCCACCGCCACCGACACCTCCGACAATCCGCTCTATCCGTCACCCCATGGCAGAG TAGCGGAATGGTGTCTGACAAGGAGGTGTACAATTATCATATGCGTCACAGCGTTGGTCCTACTGCTGATAACCGTACTTGCCGTTTTGTTATCGAACACAG ATCCGACAATCAAGGGCGTTCGAATCGTGCCCAGAGTCGAGTGGGGTGCGCAGCCTCCCACAAAGGAACCGACGAAGCTGAAAAAAATACCTCCGCCCTACGTGATAATCAGCCATACGGCCTCGACTTTCTGCTATACCCAGGCCCAGTGTGTCCTCACCGTCCGAGTAGCTCAGACCTTCCACATCGAGTCCAAGGGCTGGGAAGACATCGGCTACAACTTTTTGGTGGGCGGTGACGGTAATGTTTACGAGGGACGAGGTTGGAATATCGAGGGTGCTCACACCTTCAACTACAACATCATGAGCATCGGCATATCGTTCATCGGCACCTTCAACACGGTCGCGCCGACCAAGGCTCAGGTTCACGCGGCAACGAAGCTCATCGAGTTCGGCGTCGAGAATGGCTATATAAGCAAGGATTATAAACTGCTGGGACACAGACAGTGCGTTAAGACTGAGAGCCCTGGAGAAGTGCTCTATAATATCATCAAGACTTGGGATCACTGGTCACCCTCCCCATGA
- the LOC100678500 gene encoding peptidoglycan recognition protein-like, with amino-acid sequence MFYNNDNQLFVKRSEWGGKQPRKAAEKLRVYPPEKVVIIPTATKFCKTKFECSRIVSNIQEYHMIKLNFDDIGYNFLIGDDGRIYAVRDWGVIGHHTHGQNNVSIGVAFIGNYQYRSPIPRQVEALQTLFDMGLQKKELAENYRVMGLRQVKAGAFSPGNGLYNVMKKWQRWSPIN; translated from the exons ATGTTCT ATAACAACGATAACCAGCTGTTTGTGAAACGATCTGAATGGGGAGGTAAGCAACCTCGTAAAGCAGCCGAAAAATTACGAGTTTACCCACCAGAGAAAGTGGTAATTATTCCCACGGCGACAAAATTCTGCAAGACTAAATTTGAGTGCAGTCGGATAGTATCTAATATCCAGGAATATCACATGATCAAGCTGAACTTTGATGACATCGGCTACAACTTCCTTATAGGAGACGATGGTCGGATATATGCGGTACGGGACTGGGGGGTCATCGGTCATCATACTCATGGCCAGAACAACGTCAGTATCGGTGTTGCTTTCATTGGAAATTACCAGTATCGAAGCCCAATACCTCGGCAGGTTGAAGCTCTACAGACACTTTTCGACatgggacttcagaaaaaagaGCTTGCCGAGAATTACAGAGTTATGGGTCTCAGGCAAGTGAAGGCAGGCGCCTTTAGTCCTGGTAATGGGCTGTACAACGTCATGAAAAAATGGCAACGCTGGTCTCCCATTAACTAG
- the LOC100119675 gene encoding peptidoglycan-recognition protein precursor yields MESFTSPRCFLIGMLVAISIFAIGFHIVTAQQEKSDNEIDNDNEKGDSNGNYYNNLKIVKREEWEALEPKKPPKKLQVLPAPFVIISQTNTQACRLRTKCVKSVRNLQISALTSALQDDISFNFLVGGDGRIYEGRGWDVEGQHTVSHTNRSIRLAFIGQFETDDPAEPQVSAAIKLIEYGVKNRKISEDYHVKALKQVNYFNENPGDNLYKIIKNWEHWDPSSLGNESTNVTDYSDKKFRENSMYGWDCKPVVTTTFRSGSRLMQGPRVSCVMREIKPNQSHVPNFVQRPNYFPKYGN; encoded by the exons ATGGAATCTTTTACATCACCGAGATGCTTTCTTATTGGGATGCTAGTTGCGATTAGCATTTTCGCCATTGGGTTCCATATTGTAACAGCGCAACAAGAAAAGTCAG ACAATGAGATCGATAATGACAACGAGAAAGGTGATAGCAATGGCAACTATTATAACAACTTGAAAATCGTAAAACGAGAAGAATGGGAAGCTTTGGAACCTAAGAAACCACCAAAAAAACTTCAAGTATTGCCAGCACCATTCGTAATAATCAGTCAAACTAACACACAGGCGTGTAGACTAAGAACAAAATGTGTTAAAAGCGTTCGCAATTTGCAAATCTCTGCTCTGACGTCAGCATTACAAGATGATATTTCGTTTAATTTTCTTGTTGGCGGCGACGGTCGAATTTACGAGGGTCGAGGCTGGGACGTCGAGGGTCAACATACTGTATCCCATACTAACAGAAGCATCAGGTTAGCCTTCATCGGGCAGTTTGAAACTGATGATCCAGCCGAGCCACAGGTTAGCGCAGCAATAAAACTCATAGAGTATGGTGTTAAAAATCGCAAGATAAGCGAGGATTACCACGTGAAAGCTTTAAAAcaagtaaattattttaatgaaaatccaGGCGATAACCTTTACAAGATCATCAAGAATTGGGAACATTGGGATCCCTCAAGCTTGGGTAACGAAAGCACCAATGTAACCGATTATTCAGATAAGAAATTTCGAGAAAACTCTATGTATGGATGGGATTGCAAACCGGTAGTTACGACCACGTTTCGAAGTGGTTCTCGATTAATGCAAGGGCCAAGAGTTTCATGCGTAATGCGAGAAATTAAACCTAACCAGAGTCATGTACCCAATTTTGTTCAACGTCCTAATTATTTTCCTAAGTACGGTAATTAG